Part of the Intestinibacillus sp. Marseille-P6563 genome is shown below.
GCCATTGAGTTTCCCAGACTGTTTTACCGCAGGGTCAAGCCCAAAGTAAGCGTAAAGCTTTTTCGGGGAAGAAAAAAGTTTAAAATCGCCCATCTCCGCGATCAGGACGACTGCGCTTAAGAAACCGATCCCGCGCAGGGACTGCAGAAGACAGATCTGGTCATAGACCAAAGTATCCTGCAGCCGGTCTACCGTCTCGTGGAGCGCCTTCAGGAGTGCGTCCAGATGCTTCTGGTATTCCTGGTAAGTATCAATATAAAGGCGGATGCGGACAGCATTGCTGGGAAGCGCCCTTCCGAAAACAGCAGCGTCCTGTGCGGCAGCAATGATGGCGTTATACTTACGCAAAGCATAAGCTTCGCCAAAACGTGCCGTACTGCGGATGATCTCCACGATATCGTCTTTAGAAGCGGCAAGCATGTCCTTAGCAAGAGGATAAGCGCTCAGCAGCTTTAAGGAAGACTGTGTGGTGATTTTGCTGAAGACTTTCGCATAAGCGGGGAAAGACACTTTCAGTTCGGCAGTGAGCTTCAGGGCAACGGCAGACTGGAGGTCTTTGAAATAATAATAATCACGGACCAGGTTTCTCAGATCGACAACGGAATTATCGGGGATGATGGAAGTCTTGAGAGAAACGTTCAGGCCAACAAGGGCAGCCTTTTTCGAGTCGAATTTATCATTATGCAGTTTCC
Proteins encoded:
- a CDS encoding IS110 family transposase, giving the protein MHYKRLLALIDSVSSHLSVGLDVGADFTWMSIALPNGSFTGKPFKIVHSDPGSRDLAVAKIKEAQETYSLKSRCFLESTGIYHIPLLCFLRDKGFDCSVINPIITKNSTNINIRKLHNDKFDSKKAALVGLNVSLKTSIIPDNSVVDLRNLVRDYYYFKDLQSAVALKLTAELKVSFPAYAKVFSKITTQSSLKLLSAYPLAKDMLAASKDDIVEIIRSTARFGEAYALRKYNAIIAAAQDAAVFGRALPSNAVRIRLYIDTYQEYQKHLDALLKALHETVDRLQDTLVYDQICLLQSLRGIGFLSAVVLIAEMGDFKLFSSPKKLYAYFGLDPAVKQSGKLNGDKVHMSKRGSSLARRVLHMAALNNVKVDKRSGTPVNPVVYDYYARKCSGKKKPVAMGAVMHKICNIIFAMLRDNKPFEVIPPEEHCRRFAAEHPDKIRKAA